In Gopherus flavomarginatus isolate rGopFla2 chromosome 1, rGopFla2.mat.asm, whole genome shotgun sequence, a single genomic region encodes these proteins:
- the AQP11 gene encoding aquaporin-11 isoform X1, which yields MVLDETCISLLLMTGTMMLVGGCRKLTGRHIHSRRPRMFLLELFATFQICACTNELRLLANVQPKPHFALTLTYGFTVLHGLTLTGSTCNPCGTLQQILDGGISVKQGGLKIGAQFAGAVLARIYIHYIWSMGIIEVHSEALAEGCSNPIQTTETQAFCIELLFSTVFQLSILQFEAVKPSLRVHLIALLITMLVYGGGNLTGAVFNPALAFSLHASCFHEKFWDYSLVYWMAPSLGTVLVAIVWGEILPLIF from the exons ATGGTTCTGGATGAGACCTGTATCTCGCTCCTGCTGATGACTGGCACCATGATGTTGGTAGGAGGGTGCCGGAAGCTAACCGGACGCCATATACACTCCCGACGCCCTCGCATGTTTCTCCTGGAGCTGTTTGCCACTTTCCAAATCTGTGCCTGCACCAATGAGCTCCGGCTGCTGGCCAATGTGCAGCCCAAGCCACACTTTGCCCTCACCCTCACCTATGGTTTTACTGTCCTGCATGGATTGACTCTGACTGGCAGCACATGCAATCCCTGTGGCACCCTGCAACAAATCTTGGATGGTGGGATCTCAGTCAAACAGGGCGGGCTGAAGATTGGAGCTCAGTTTGCTGGTGCAGTGCTGGCCAGAATTTACATCCACTACATCTGGTCCATGGGGATTATCGAGGTGCACTCTGAGGCACTGGCAGAGGGCTGCAGTAATCCTATCCAAACCACTGAGACCCAGGCTTTTTGCATAGAGCTGCTCTTCTCCACTGTGTTCCAGCTGAGCATACTGCAATTTGAAGCTGTTAAACCCAGCCTCAGGGTCCACCTAATTGCTCTTCTCATTACTATGCTGGTGTATGGAG GAGGAAACCTCACTGGAGCAGTATTTAACCCAGCATTGGCCTTTTCATTACATGCAAGTTGTTTCCATGAAAAATTCTGGGATTATTCACTAGTGTATTGGATGGCACCTTCCTTAG GTACAGTGCTTGTGGCCATTGTGTGGGGTGAAATCCTTCCTCTGATATTCTGA
- the AQP11 gene encoding aquaporin-11 isoform X2 — MVLDETCISLLLMTGTMMLVGGCRKLTGRHIHSRRPRMFLLELFATFQICACTNELRLLANVQPKPHFALTLTYGFTVLHGLTLTGSTCNPCGTLQQILDGGISVKQGGLKIGAQFAGAVLARIYIHYIWSMGIIEVHSEALAEGCSNPIQTTETQAFCIELLFSTVFQLSILQFEAVKPSLRVHLIALLITMLVYGGGNLTGAVFNPALAFSLHASCFHEKFWDYSLVYWMAPSLDPM, encoded by the exons ATGGTTCTGGATGAGACCTGTATCTCGCTCCTGCTGATGACTGGCACCATGATGTTGGTAGGAGGGTGCCGGAAGCTAACCGGACGCCATATACACTCCCGACGCCCTCGCATGTTTCTCCTGGAGCTGTTTGCCACTTTCCAAATCTGTGCCTGCACCAATGAGCTCCGGCTGCTGGCCAATGTGCAGCCCAAGCCACACTTTGCCCTCACCCTCACCTATGGTTTTACTGTCCTGCATGGATTGACTCTGACTGGCAGCACATGCAATCCCTGTGGCACCCTGCAACAAATCTTGGATGGTGGGATCTCAGTCAAACAGGGCGGGCTGAAGATTGGAGCTCAGTTTGCTGGTGCAGTGCTGGCCAGAATTTACATCCACTACATCTGGTCCATGGGGATTATCGAGGTGCACTCTGAGGCACTGGCAGAGGGCTGCAGTAATCCTATCCAAACCACTGAGACCCAGGCTTTTTGCATAGAGCTGCTCTTCTCCACTGTGTTCCAGCTGAGCATACTGCAATTTGAAGCTGTTAAACCCAGCCTCAGGGTCCACCTAATTGCTCTTCTCATTACTATGCTGGTGTATGGAG GAGGAAACCTCACTGGAGCAGTATTTAACCCAGCATTGGCCTTTTCATTACATGCAAGTTGTTTCCATGAAAAATTCTGGGATTATTCACTAGTGTATTGGATGGCACCTTCCTTAG ATCCGATGTGA